A window from Cellulomonas sp. C5510 encodes these proteins:
- a CDS encoding SRPBCC family protein, with amino-acid sequence MTRARRVLAGIGIVAGAVAVRHRALHWGATQVERAVDLPGDGLLVRSDLTATRAITVAAPPERVWPWLVQLGWGRGGFYSYDALENLIGLGIHSAERVEPQWQGLAVGDPVHLAPQVGLEVRVLEPERALVLAGTAPQGGPAAVPYDFTWAFVLRPGPEAGATRLVVRERYLCRTPAARPLVEVVSVLSTLMSERMLRGVRDRAERAA; translated from the coding sequence ATGACGCGTGCACGGCGGGTGCTGGCCGGGATCGGGATCGTCGCGGGGGCCGTGGCCGTGCGGCACCGGGCGCTGCACTGGGGCGCGACGCAGGTGGAGCGCGCCGTGGACCTCCCGGGCGACGGCCTGCTGGTGCGGTCCGACCTGACCGCGACCCGGGCGATCACCGTCGCCGCGCCGCCCGAGCGCGTGTGGCCGTGGCTGGTGCAGCTCGGCTGGGGGCGTGGCGGCTTCTACTCCTACGACGCGCTCGAGAACCTCATCGGGCTCGGCATCCACTCGGCGGAGCGCGTGGAGCCGCAGTGGCAGGGCCTCGCCGTGGGCGACCCGGTGCACCTCGCTCCGCAGGTGGGCCTGGAGGTGCGCGTGCTCGAGCCCGAGCGCGCCCTGGTGCTCGCCGGCACCGCGCCGCAGGGTGGTCCCGCCGCGGTGCCCTACGACTTCACGTGGGCGTTCGTGCTCCGGCCCGGTCCCGAGGCCGGCGCGACGCGCCTGGTGGTGCGCGAGCGGTACCTGTGCCGGACGCCGGCGGCGCGGCCGCTCGTCGAGGTGGTGTCGGTGCTCAGCACGCTGATGTCCGAGCGGATGCTGCGCGGCGTCCGCGACCGCGCGGAGCGTGCCGCGTAG
- a CDS encoding DUF664 domain-containing protein, protein MDGIGVLADGFGRIGGLVHGVLDGLGEQELTARLGPEANTIAWLVWHLARVEDAQVADLAGTEQVWHAQGFVDRFALPFDRGATGYGQSPDEVAQVRADASLLRGYADATRAATDAYLATLEDADLARVVDERWDPPVTVGVRLVSVLGDVLEHAGQAAYVRGVVTGR, encoded by the coding sequence GTGGACGGGATCGGGGTGCTGGCCGACGGGTTCGGCCGGATCGGCGGGCTGGTGCACGGCGTGCTGGACGGACTGGGGGAGCAGGAGCTCACCGCCCGCCTCGGCCCGGAGGCCAACACGATCGCCTGGCTGGTGTGGCACCTGGCACGCGTCGAGGACGCGCAGGTCGCCGACCTCGCCGGGACCGAGCAGGTCTGGCACGCGCAGGGCTTCGTCGACCGGTTCGCGCTGCCGTTCGACCGGGGCGCCACAGGGTACGGGCAGTCGCCGGACGAGGTCGCTCAGGTGCGTGCGGACGCGTCGCTGCTGCGGGGGTACGCCGACGCGACGCGCGCCGCGACCGACGCCTACCTGGCGACCCTCGAGGACGCCGACCTCGCCCGCGTGGTCGACGAGCGCTGGGACCCGCCGGTGACCGTCGGCGTCCGGCTCGTCAGCGTCCTGGGGGACGTGCTCGAGCACGCCGGGCAGGCGGCGTACGTGCGCGGCGTCGTCACCGGGCGCTGA